DNA from Triticum aestivum cultivar Chinese Spring chromosome 7D, IWGSC CS RefSeq v2.1, whole genome shotgun sequence:
ATTGAATATTATTTTACCATGTCCATTCTGACAGCGCTGTGGTGGGCCGGCCGCAATTTCATTCCATCGCCCCAAACACTAAACATTCCACCTGTATGGACTTATATAGAAGGCCTAAATATCGTCTGGGCTTCCGTCCCGTCCTTTCCCGTGTGCGCCGCGGTGTCATTCCGGTCCTGCACGGCCCGTGCTCATCTCGAAAAGAAAACATCTCAAAAAAAAAAGGCCAGGGAGGGACCGTGCAACCGCAAACGCTTGCCCTTTCCTCCAAGAAAGAAACTAAAACTCCGgtcgaaaaaaaagagagagaaagaaacgaAAACAACAGCCGGCCGAAGCCTCCGCTGCGCCGCCGCCGGTACAGGAGCCAAGCAGCGCCTCCCTTCGTCGAGCAGcaacgccgccgcccggagctacgccggcgacgaaTACATAGGTCATCCCCCCTCCGTCCTTCCTCTTGCATCCTCTGTTTGTTCTTTTTTTCCCCTGATTTttgtcttggacgagtacttgctGTAGATTTGATATTGTGAGAATATAATGATGGCTATTTCTTGATGACTACTTGCTGCATGATTTTTCCAGCGCATGTTCAAGTCGTGAAAGGATTTTGCTTGGTAGGTGTTTGTGATAATGCTTATAAGGGAAAATGTATACAAATTGTAGTTTGAATTTATTTCAGATGATCACatgttttggtttaaacatgttagCAGTGAAACAAGCAATGCCTGACGATATATGTAAGGGAAAAGATTAAGTTGTTTTATCTGAATCAAAGCTTAGGAGTAAATGCAATTTGAGAGAGCAGGAGCTTTGTCTTGGTTATACTGGACGAAATTGGTTAACACATTAGTACTACTATATACTggtgttgttggcatcatagatgTCCCAAATCTTGTTTATGATTGGGAATATAGTGATATTGTTACACTGTGCTGTTGATTTTAATAGTCAGACCTAAAATGTTAGCTGATTAAAGTGATTGGTTCTCCTTTTGGATGTTAGCTGACTGATCTTAAGGTTCCACCTTTCGTATTATGCCATGATAGATGTACAGCTAACTAATGATTTGATTTGCTGCTCCATATTCATTTACACTTACTAAAAGTATAATTCTATCTCTTTGGAACTTGGAGTCAGAACAGGGCATCAACATTGTCAATTGGAGAGGCTTGGAGCTGCTTTGGCATCCACAGTAGAGCAAACAAGAAGGTAATCTGCTGTTCCTAGCTTCTATACTTTTTTTTTGTGGATAAAAAAAACTAAAACGTATCCCTGTATTGGCGCTTTTCCAAAATGGCGAAGTTACGTATCCGGCCCAATACTGCTACACGTACCCATATCGGTGCATTTTAGCTTCTTATTTAGTAGGAGTACTTACCTAACGAATTATGTCAAACTTATGGTCACTGTATTCCCCTTTTGTTTCATATGTCAGTTGTGCATCACAGATTTGTCTCTGTTCCTTCTGAGTCAGTCCCACCACAAGTTGATTACTGCCGTCGTGCGATTTCTATATTGCACTCTCTTAAATTTCAGTTTGGTGAAGTAGATAATGCTCCTTTTTGGTTTTAAGTTTGCGGTTGTCAAGTATGACAGATGGCATATGGTTCTTCTTCCCGTGATTAAATGTGTAGAGTAGCTGCAGTGATGCAGAAGTTGGCTTCAGGATCAATATTACCCTGATCTCCTCTTTGGAATATGTACATCAACCTTTTCTCCCTTGGTTTCTTTCAGTATCGACATGGATTCCAGCACTACACAGTCTGAAGGTTCTCAGCCACCTGTTCCTCCTAAAAGCCCTACCATGTCGTCGTGCCGGAAGAAGAAAACTGATGATGATGCTACCTTCCTCAAAGATGTGAAAGAGCACATTGATGAGTTCATCCATGCCTCCATGGATGAGCACAAGACCTGCTTCAAGAAGACCATCCAGAAGGTATGTGACGCTGAAACTCAAAACTTTTGTGGTTCTGCCTTGTTTAACTTTGGTGCGTTGATGATCAAGCCACTTGCTTTGTGTTGCTCAGATGTTCGGGATGTCAAAGGCTGTTGCGGAGCGGTCCGCTGCAGCAAAGGAAGCTGAAGTCGAAAGTGCTTTGCCTCTTGAGACCAGTGTGTCCCGGTAGGAGATTGCATTGGTGGTGGCCAGTTCTTGCTTTCTGGTGGCATGGTTCTTGTATCAGGAATCTAGCAAATGTTTTTTTCCTATTGTTGCTGTATGGTCACTATATATTTTTTCTGTTAGAAATGTTGAATAATATTAACATGAGTATAAACTGAGACTGAGGCATCGGCAGGTTTGCTATACAAGCCCACGATAATTGACGCAGGTAGAGATTCCAGTATAGCCCAGTAACAGAAACGAAATTGGATTCAGCAATGCTTCAGTCTTGTGCTTCTGATGGGCTGAATATCTTCACTCGGCTGCTCATTCGGTTCGTCCAACGAACTTTTTTCacagaaaagaaagaagagaagccCTGCCTGCTGCAAAAAAAAAATCCCTCACA
Protein-coding regions in this window:
- the LOC123166185 gene encoding uncharacterized protein, which gives rise to MDSSTTQSEGSQPPVPPKSPTMSSCRKKKTDDDATFLKDVKEHIDEFIHASMDEHKTCFKKTIQKMFGMSKAVAERSAAAKEAEVESALPLETSVSR